Sequence from the Geotoga petraea genome:
ATTTTTCTAGAAATTTCTTTCAAACTGTCGCTAATTTCAAATAAAGGGTCTTTTGAATGAATTCTTATATCTTTAAATTCATTAGTATCTAATAAAAATTCTGATTCATACTCTTTACCAATAATGTCTTTATATTCTACATTTACTTTGAACTTAATAAAGTTTGGTTTAAAAATATTCTTAAATAAAAATTCTCTTTTTTCATTTGGCATAAAATTTTTAACACCATTTCTGAAAAATTCTAAGTCATTCAATAAGTCATTTTTATTATCGAAAATAGGTATTTTTTTTGATAAAATCACCTTTAGATCATAAGCAACACCTTTACCTTTGTTTTCAACAACTATAGCAAATGGTCCTTGTCTTTGTTTATCATAATCTAAATATACCAAAATATTTGGTTTTATTTCATTTTCTATGATTTTTTGGTTTAAATCTATTAGCTTTTTATTATCTTTTCTTTGTAAGTGCGTAATGATTAGTAAAATTACAGTGGCAAAAAATGCTGCCCAAGAAGACAAGTTCCCAAAAATATCCCAAAACCCTTTATCAATATTTAGTTTTATCGTATCTCCAATTAAAATAGAATTAGATCTGAAGTTCTCTAAAAATTTGAAAAACCTATCTATTATTGTATTAAATGAATTTATAACAATAAATATAACCCTCCCCCCTCAATATTTTATTTTGACAATATTTTTTCTAAAATATCCATTTCTTTTATTTCAAATTTTTTGTAGTCTTTATTTTCAAGCCATATTTGTCCATCTTTGTCTTTTTTTATATTTCTTTTGATGTTTTGAAAATTCTTTTTAGAAATTATCGAGAATTTTGAATTTTCATTTATGTTATATATAACTATTAAAAAATCATAATTAATGACTTCATTATATATTTTGTTGATTTGAACAGCTGTATTTTCTCTTACCGCTCTAACAAATAATTTTTTATTTTTTGTATTTTTCTTTTCAATAATAATGACATTATCTTCATTTTCTCCATAAAAAGTAATTTTTTCAACGTCTTTTAAATATTTAGAATTATTTATTTTACCTATTAATTCCTTCAGCCCTTGATTTCTTGTTTTAACCTTTGTTTTTACCTTTTTACTCATTTTAAGAAAGATTGAAATAAGATCTTGAAATACTAAATCTAAATTATAACTCAATACTTTTTTGCTGTATTTTTCCCTACTTATAGAATGTGCGTAAAAATTTCTTATAAATGAAAAATAATTTTCTAACTTGTTTTTTCCTTCTAAAGGATAAAAAGTAATTGGATAATTCAAATTTTTATTAAAAGAATATATATTTTCTAAAATTAAATCACTAATTATTTGTTTTTGATTAATAAAATCCATTATGCTATAGATTTTTTCTATAGTATTTCTTTTCTCACCAATTATTTTAGACAAAGCACTTGTATAAGTATTATCTTGTTTAAAAAAATTTTTTAATTCTTCATTATCAAAATGCATTTTCATTTGAGTTAGATTACTGGCATACTTTTTCATTATTTAGCTTATACTCTACAAGCTCATAATCATAATTTGTTATATTATATTCTTTAATGAAATATCCCATTATTTCAATCAAGATCTCTTCTGATTTATTAATTAATATATCTAATAATGCCCCTCCATAATCTCTTTTAAATACATCTTCTTTTATTATAAAAAGAATTTCATTTATAGATTTACTACTATAAATACATTCAATAAAATCATTATCAATTGATATATTTAATAAATCGTTTAAATAAAAAGAATGATTATAAATTTTATATTTTAAATAACATCTTTCCTGTGCTGTATTTACAAAGTCTTTTTTGGGGTTAATCTTCATACTTAACCCCCTTTCATTTTTTCTTTTTTCATATTATTTTCATTAAAATATTCATTATTATATAACTCATAAATTTCTAAATAAGCTATGATTCTTTATTATTAAATATGTTACTTGTGTAAAATCAATATTTATAGATCGATCTTTTTACTGATTTAAAAATACCCTTTTTATTTTTAACCTTAATATCTTTTGGGCAGAGGTAATATCTAACATTATTTTTTCTATTGATTATTACTTTTTTCCCCATCGATAAGAAATCATATATTAGTACTTCATCACTATAAGGAATAACCCACCATTTTCTCAAATAAAAAAGATTTTTATTATCAAAATTATAATACATTTTATTATCTTTTGATAAATACATTATATTCAGATAGTCTAAAGCTTTTCTAATAAATATTTTTTGAGATGGTGAGTTTTCTGTAACATTGTAAAAATTATTATTCTCATTTAGTGATTTAGCAATTGATTCGTCTGGATGATTTTTGTAATTTGTGCCAGAAGAAACTATAAAATTCATATTTTTCTCTTCAGAAAATTCATAATTATAATTATTTTTTGAGCCATGGTGAGGTATTTGAATGATATATATATTCTTCCAATATCTTTTGTATATATTTTGAATATTTAAATTTTCTTTTTTTATATTTCCATCACCAGTATATAGACACCCATGTTTTCCATTATTAGGCTCTAATTTTTTAATTCTTTTATGGAGGAAGTATAATCTTTCATTTTGATTTAAGTATTTCAATGTTTTAAAGTTTTTAACTTTGCTTTTATACTTCTTCTCATTTAAAATAAGTCTATCAAAACAAATTGTGATTTTTCTGATATTTATTTTTTCTTTTCCAGAATATAAAAACATAGATGAATCATTCAAATTTTTAAAAAATTCTTTATACACATCTATTATTTTTTCAATATTTTCTTTGTAATTTTCTGGGATCAATATATCTATGTCTTTTTCCTTTAATCTACTGCTGATTTTACTATAATATTCTTTACATTTATGATTATAAAGACTATAAACCCATAAATTAGAATTTTTTGAAGATTCACTAATGTTTTGACTAATATTAATTTTTAAAAACTTTTTATCATATACTTCAATTTTATTTTTATACTCTGATAATAAATTAGAAAAATCAATCCCTTCTTCAAAAAAAGGTTCTTTGCGATTTTCCTCATAATAATCAGGGTGTTTTTTTATTATTGTTATGTTATTTAATTTTTCAATTGTTTCTTCATTAAAATTGTAATTTTGTAAATATTTATAATTTTTTAGTTGATCATAATAACTATAATTTAAAAACTTGACTGATTCATAGTTACTATGAATCAAACTATTTGATACTTCTATTATGACTTCTTTCTTTAACAAATACGGAATTATAATCATTTTTATTTCTGATTTTTGTAATAATTTTTCTATACCACTAATATGGTCATTATGAAAATGCGATATAAAAAGAATATCTATTGTTTTTGAATTGAAATTATTTATGCTTTTTTCTAATGCTTTTTTGTTATTAGAACCACAATCATAAACAATGTTGAATTCTTTTCCATCATCAAATTTCAGTTTTTCACTGTAAAATGCTCCTTGCCCAACTGGCCAAAAAATCCTTTCCACTGATTTTATATATTTCATTTCCCATCCTCCCTGCTTGTTATATTTTTATTTTATATTATTTTCAATTTTCAATCAAATTATATGTTAATTATTTAATTAATTTTTGTTGTATTTCTGTTATTGTTTGTTTAGATAGATATCTAAATATTTTCATTTTAAAATTAAAAACATAACTACAAAAGAAATCATATTTTTGGTTGACTATTATTTTTTAAGTTTTTTATTCTTGAATCTGCTATAAGGTTTCAAATGGTTTTTCAATTAATAACAATACTGTAGAAGAAGAATGGCTATATCATAGACCAAAAGGAAGAGAAGCAAGAATTTTTGAAAGAAGTAACGGAGAATTTATTAGAGGTAAAGATTTCAGTGAAGGGAAAGATGTTGAAGATAAAACTAAACCTAATACCCTTTTTTTATCTTCTTTATCTCAGTGGAACAGTAAAACCGCTAAAAGAATTTTAGAAAGCATTAAAAATATTAACATTTTAAATACTTCTACAGCTATAGGACCTTTTATTACTATTGATTTAATAGAAAAAGGTGAAATTACAAAAGATGATGTTTTAGATTTTTTAAAACTATCGGACTTTGGTATTAATGATTTTAGCATTGAAAATAAAGAACTTGATTTCTCAAAATTACCTAAAGGTATCCAAGAGTTAATAAAAAATTCTAATCCTGATGAATTTAAAATACCTGATAAATATTATTCCACAAAGATAAATCCAGTTCATTTTTCTTATGATAAAAATGAAAAATCGAGTGTAGTTTTAGATTTTGAAAAAGAAGAATCTGAAGGTACTAAAAGAGGTTGAGTTTTATTAATAGATGAGTTAGATACAAGTATTCATCCTTTATTATTAGATAAAATTATAGATCTTTTTAATTCAGAATATAATAAAAATAAAGCTCAGTTAATTTTTTCTACTCATAACACAAGAATTTTAAAAAATCAAACTTTGAACAAAGATAATATATGGTTCGCTACAAAAAATAAATATGGAGTGTCAGAACTTTTTTCATTATTAGAAATCAAGAATGTTAGAAGATCTGGTAACTTTGAAAATGAATACTTATCTGGAAGATATGGGGCTATACCTTATATTAATGATATTTTAGACAGAGTTGATGTTGATGAATAAACGAAAAGCTATGATTTTTTATAATCATAGCTTTTTTATATTTTTATTGATATTTTTAAAATTTTTCTATTCTTAGGTATTTCTATTTATTTAATTATCTATCTAAATAAAAAATTTAATCCTTATCTTTTTTCTATTATATCTTCTGGATTCAATATTTTTAAATATTGCAAAAGATCACCTTTTTTATATTCTTTGTCTATAAAAATATAATTATGCTTTTCATAAAAATTTCTTAAATATGGTATATTTTTGCATTCAACTAGAATGCCTCTTCCGGCTATTTTTTCTTGCCCTTCTTTTATTTTAAAATGTGCTTTTTCAATTAGTTCATCTCCAGATATTTTAGATCTAAATTTGTCATTCTTACCTAATTGCCCTATTAAAAAAACTGGTATATTTTTTTCTCTTGGATTTGAAAAACCTGTTAGTTTTTTAATTTTGGTTTTGCTAATACCTTTATCTATATTTAATGTTTTTTGAGATAAAGTAAAATATCCTAAGATTTTTATTTCTGAAATATGATCAAAAGTTTTATCTTCAATTACAAAATAAGTCCTAGCCAATCCTTGAATTTCATATCTTATCGCTTGCTTTTTTAAAAAATAATCAATATCTTGTTTTTTTTCACATAAAAAATTAGAGATAAGTGAGCTTGTTAAATCTTCACTTATCTCTAGTGCTTCTTTAAGTAGGAGAATTGTTTTCTGAATCTCTTTATACCTTCCTCGTATTTTTCTTTTTTGATAACATTTGGATCGGTTTTTAATGATTTTGGATTCTCAAAAGCTTTCTCTAAAGAATTCAATTCTCTCTCTGTTTTTATTCTAAAATCTTTATAAAAAGAAGATGTAGCCATAATAATACCCCCTTTAAGTAGCTAAATTTTTAAGTATTTCACATATAACTACATTGAAATTATACATCGGTTATATTTCTTATACGTTAATTTTATATAAAACTGATAATAAAATCTCTATCTAGTGTTGATGCCAAGCGAAAAGTTTACCACTAAGGTAAAAAATAAAGATTTTTAAATATATAAGGCTATACCTTATTTATTGCATGCACATATCCTTTTTTTGTACTAGGTCTTTTTGGTAATTTATATTTTTCTGAGTATTCTTTTTCTTCTATTTCTTGAATACTTTTTTCTGAATTATTTTTTTATTCTATTATGTAAATATCATGGCTTGTATAATTTTTTATTTTTAGAGATATAATTTAATTAGGTTTTTGTTAAAAAACTCCGCACTTATTTTTATATGCGAATGTTTCTAACAAGCAGGGGTTATATGAAATATATAGAAGCATCTTTCAGAGTAAAAACTTTTAATATATCAATGGAAGAATAACTTAGTTTTACCTTCTCAACATGTTCAAGGTAACCTTAGCCTCTGTTATTCTAAAAAAGCCCCCTTTTTAAAAGGAGGCTGTTGATTAATTTTTCTTTTCTTTCATTTCTTCTTCAATTTTTTTGATTTGTTCTATAGAAATTCCCATAGCTTTCGAAATTACTTTTTTATCAACTTTTTCTTTCAATAAATCTTTAGCTGCTTCTAATTTACCTTGTTGAATACCTTGTTGTATCCCCTGCCTTATGGCTTCTTCTTTTTCTTTAATATATTTCTTTGCAAAACTTTCATACATTTCTTGCACCTCCTCATAGTGCTTTATCTCTTCTTCTATATCCGTGTCTGTTTTTTCTGATAATATTTTTATAAATCCATAAAAATGACTTCTGAATTTTTCTTTTTCTGTTTCTTCAAATTGTTCAAATATTTCTCTTGATTTTTCTAATACTTCCAATATATCTTTGTTTTCTATCTTTTTGTCTAAATATAACAATGTTCCCATCGCATTTTTTAATCCTAATAATTTTTCTTCTTCTATTTCGTTTAGTTCTATTTTATGGTATTTGAAGTTCGGTATCAGTTCTTTGAAATTTTCTGATTCTTTTATTTTTTGTTTTAGTTCTATTGGTGGTGTCCATTTCTTTTCTCCATCATAGAATAGTATCGGTATTTTATTAAGAATTATTTTAAAAAAAATAATTCTGTTGTTGGTTGGAGGATGGAGGTTGTTAGTCATAAAATGCTCCGCATTTTTGTTGTTGGTTTATTGTTGTTTGTTTTTGGTTTACTATATTTTTTTAAAATGTTTTTTTCTAACAACTAACAACCAGCATCTAAAAACAGAAATCTTTGATTTCTTCTCTTCCAACCATAAACCTTCAACAGAAATCATTTTATGATTTCTACCCTTTTGATCTAGCGAAGAGTTCTATTTATTATTTAGACATAAAATAATGAAGAAATATAAAAATGAAAAGTATTGGAGTTTTACTGAGTGAGACAATATAAAAATTGATGTTGAAAAACACGGATGTTTTTCATGCGAATTTATCCATGGATGGATAATATGAGCTGTACATCAATTTTATTGTTGAACGAAGGTTAAAAAACGACCTACTTTGAATTTTTATATTTCGTAATTGTTTTTTCTAATAAATTTTCTTTGAAAATTAACTGAAGAGACCCTTACGACTCACTTTGTTCGCTCAGGGTGACATATTTTATAGTTTTAACGTTTTATTAACTAACAACCAACAACAATAAACAAGCAGCTGAGAAATTGTAAAACAATTTCTACTAAGAACCTTTGACAAGCTCAGGGTGACATTATGTTTAACCTATAAAGAGACTTGATGAAAATAATCCCTAAAATATTTATTACTTTTTTTACAGGCTTTATTTTTATAATTTTTCGGTTATGTAATTTGTAATATTTCTTTTGGTTGTATCGATTTCTATACCTATTATCGTAATTGATTTTTTGTATTTTTCTGAGTATTCTTTTTGTTTTATTTGTTGAATGCTTTTTTCTGGCTTATCTTTTTTTAATTCTATTATGTATATATCATTTTCAAATTCTAATTCTATATCACTTTTTCCAAGATTACCTGGAACTTCAGCTTTTGCTTTTAATCCACAAGCCCAGAATATTGTTAGTATTATACTGTGATACCAGCTTTCTTTTTCTTGAAATAGATTGTAGGGGATTTTATTGAATATTGTTTTTATTTCTTCGATTACTTTTTCAATATTTTTGTTTTGGAGTGATATTATTATATTTTGTTTTAGATTTTCTTCAGAAATATTGAATGTTTCTTCTAATAACAATTCTGACATACTCTCTTTTACTTCTCTATTTGGATAGTCTACTAAAAAACCTAAGTATTCTTTTTTATCTTTAAACGTTAAATACCCAGATTGAATAAGGTATATTATTGGTGGAGCATTTTCTATTTCATAAGTTGTAAGTTTTGATTCATCTATGTATTTATTAGTTATATCTTCTAATTGAATTTTATGTTTTTTGATGTATTCAGACAAATATTGAGGAGTTCCAGTTTCTATCCAATAATTTTTGAATTCTTTGTCTTGGAAAAAATGTAATATTGAGAATGGATTATACACAAAATTTTTTCCATCAAAAGAAAATCCATTATAATTTTCTTTAATTTTTTCGAGTAATTTTTCATTATCTATGTTTAATTCTTTTGATGTTTCGGATATAAAATCTTGAAAATAATATTCAAGTTCATTTTGTGTTACCCCCATCATTTGGGAATAGTTTTTATTTGTTGTAATATCTCTCAAATTATTTAATGTTGAAAAAATACCTGTTTTTGTTAATTTTGTTATTCCTGTCATGAAAGCAAATTTTATATATTGATCAGCTTCTTTTATTATTACGTAGAATTCTTTTAGTATATTTCTTATAGATTCAGCTTTTCCATCATTTATATGATTCAATATAGGTCTATCATACTCATCTATTAAAATTACTACATCTTTTTTAGAAGACAGTTTTTTTATTAATGTCCAAAAAAGCATTTTTAGGTTTTCTGTATCTGGTTCTATATTATTCTCTTCATAAATAGAAAGTATTTGATACTTAAGAGTTTCTTTTATTGTTTCTTCATTTGTTATATCTATTTGTGCCATACTTAATCTTATAATTGGATATTTTTCCCATTCCCATTTGTCATAAATATATGTGTTTTTAAATAGCTCTTTTTCTCCAGAGAAAAGATAAAATAAAGTTGATACTGTCAGGCTCTTTCCAAATCTTCTGGGCCTTGATATGAATATAGGTACTCCATTTTTTGCAAGTTCGTATATATATTTTGTTTTGTCTATGTATACATAATTATTTTCTATTATGTTTTTGAAGTCCTGTTTACCAATTGGAAATTTTTTCATATTATCACCTTATTCATTTCGAAAGTCGGGGTTCAAATCCCCTGGGTGTTACCAAAAATTAAAATCAATAAAATTATATCATAGATTTCTGTTGTTAGTTGTTAGTGAGAAATTGTTTCACAATTTCAGATGGAAGTTGGAAGAGAAAACATTAAAACCTGAGATTCTCAACTTCAAAAACCGTTGATCAGAATGACAGAATAAATAAAACTTTTATAAATGTAGTAAATATATTATTTATAAAATTATTTTTTATGAAATATATTTATAAAATTTGATTTTTTATGTTTTTAGTTATACAATTTAAATATAATTAAGTATTGCGGTGAAGCGGTGATCCCTACCAATACCAAAACGGGAAGTATAGCACGCGGTGATCCCTACCAACACCAAAACGGGAAGTATAGTACGTGGTGATCCCTACCAACACCAAAACGGGAAGTATAGATAGTAGCCGTAATACTTATTTTTATTTTAAAATTTATAAAATGTGGAGGTTATTAAATTAATCTCCATTTTTTTTGAGGTGTTTTATGGTAAGCAATCATTTGAAAATATAGATAATTAATGATGATTATTTTTTGTACTTATCAAAATTTGATAGTAGAATATATCATAATAAGAATGGGAAAAGACCTTATTTGGGAATTTTTATTGATTTAAAAGATATCAAATATTTTGTTCCTATGGTATCTCCAAAAGAAAAACATAAAAAAATGAAAAATAATATTGATTTTCATAAAATTGATGGAGGTAAATATGGGGCATTAAATTTTAATGCAATGATACCAGTTGGAAATAATGATTACAATCTAATGGATTTTTCTTCTTTAGCGG
This genomic interval carries:
- a CDS encoding type III toxin-antitoxin system ToxN/AbiQ family toxin gives rise to the protein MNDDYFLYLSKFDSRIYHNKNGKRPYLGIFIDLKDIKYFVPMVSPKEKHKKMKNNIDFHKIDGGKYGALNFNAMIPVGNNDYNLMDFSSLAAHRVNQMNDQLKWFQLNKDKIIKKANNIRNRFLNNSLPKTIKERCLNFIILEDKLKEWINLPRNNY
- a CDS encoding MBL fold metallo-hydrolase; the encoded protein is MKYIKSVERIFWPVGQGAFYSEKLKFDDGKEFNIVYDCGSNNKKALEKSINNFNSKTIDILFISHFHNDHISGIEKLLQKSEIKMIIIPYLLKKEVIIEVSNSLIHSNYESVKFLNYSYYDQLKNYKYLQNYNFNEETIEKLNNITIIKKHPDYYEENRKEPFFEEGIDFSNLLSEYKNKIEVYDKKFLKINISQNISESSKNSNLWVYSLYNHKCKEYYSKISSRLKEKDIDILIPENYKENIEKIIDVYKEFFKNLNDSSMFLYSGKEKINIRKITICFDRLILNEKKYKSKVKNFKTLKYLNQNERLYFLHKRIKKLEPNNGKHGCLYTGDGNIKKENLNIQNIYKRYWKNIYIIQIPHHGSKNNYNYEFSEEKNMNFIVSSGTNYKNHPDESIAKSLNENNNFYNVTENSPSQKIFIRKALDYLNIMYLSKDNKMYYNFDNKNLFYLRKWWVIPYSDEVLIYDFLSMGKKVIINRKNNVRYYLCPKDIKVKNKKGIFKSVKRSIYKY
- a CDS encoding ATP-binding protein, whose amino-acid sequence is MKKFPIGKQDFKNIIENNYVYIDKTKYIYELAKNGVPIFISRPRRFGKSLTVSTLFYLFSGEKELFKNTYIYDKWEWEKYPIIRLSMAQIDITNEETIKETLKYQILSIYEENNIEPDTENLKMLFWTLIKKLSSKKDVVILIDEYDRPILNHINDGKAESIRNILKEFYVIIKEADQYIKFAFMTGITKLTKTGIFSTLNNLRDITTNKNYSQMMGVTQNELEYYFQDFISETSKELNIDNEKLLEKIKENYNGFSFDGKNFVYNPFSILHFFQDKEFKNYWIETGTPQYLSEYIKKHKIQLEDITNKYIDESKLTTYEIENAPPIIYLIQSGYLTFKDKKEYLGFLVDYPNREVKESMSELLLEETFNISEENLKQNIIISLQNKNIEKVIEEIKTIFNKIPYNLFQEKESWYHSIILTIFWACGLKAKAEVPGNLGKSDIELEFENDIYIIELKKDKPEKSIQQIKQKEYSEKYKKSITIIGIEIDTTKRNITNYITEKL
- a CDS encoding Rpn family recombination-promoting nuclease/putative transposase gives rise to the protein MTNNLHPPTNNRIIFFKIILNKIPILFYDGEKKWTPPIELKQKIKESENFKELIPNFKYHKIELNEIEEEKLLGLKNAMGTLLYLDKKIENKDILEVLEKSREIFEQFEETEKEKFRSHFYGFIKILSEKTDTDIEEEIKHYEEVQEMYESFAKKYIKEKEEAIRQGIQQGIQQGKLEAAKDLLKEKVDKKVISKAMGISIEQIKKIEEEMKEKKN